The sequence CATTAATATGAAAAGAAATTATCATTTAAAATAAGCTATCATATATTGTTATTTATTCCCATCAtgcataattataattatttatttttaagataGATCATCAAATTAATTAAGTATTAATTAagattttcttttcttattttaaagTACATCATTTCTGTTATACTGTTATTGTACGGAcgcataattattttaattaattacataaaattaatattaagaaacattaatatgaaaaaaaactatcatttaaaaaaaattgtcggtaattattaatattataaatCAATCAtgcataattataattatttattcttaaaatatataATCAAATCTATTTAGtattgttagaaacaagagactaaattaGAGAAATGATTTGTATATTATTGAGTGTGTTGTCTATTCAAGTTAtgtggaatgatacaatatagaaggatatttataggtgctaagagaatcgaaataataaagacgtaatctcctataataaatattcagatatactaaataatactaattgatcctaattatattctaacatccccctcaaactcaagtgataacttgagtttgaaacttatttaaaacaatgaaataaagagaaaaaaaactaCATAAACTGATAAAACGGGTGCAGAACTGTCGAAAGGAAGCGCAGACgaaactgccgcttgtctgaaagaagcgcagacggaactgccgctatttgaaggaagcgcagacggaactgccggaaaGAAACGCAGATAGAACTGCCACAAGGAAACACAGACGAAATACAGACGAAACTGTCACAagaaaacgcagacggaactgccacgagagaacacaAACGGAACTGTcacgagagaacgcagatggaactgtcacgagagaacgcagacggaactgtcacgagagaacgcagacggaactgtcgaaagagagcgaaaactatatgatttcttcatgagaataggtaagcagcagatgacaatggtgtttgatcattcgactCGAAAAAATACAAGACAGAGAAAATATGCTAGTCGATGATGTGAAAAAGCatcaaaggagtgacaaaaggaaagaagaatgacatagaaaaaaaaatgcaaaaactacGGTGATTTCACCGCAAGGAAAATAACCTATCCTCTTCAaagaggataccatggctctgataccatgttagaaacaagagactaaactagaTAAAGGATTTGTATATTATTGAGTGTGTTGTCAATTCAAGTTATGTGAAAATGATACATAATAGAAGGAaatttataggtgctaagagaatcgaaataataaagacataatctcctataataaatattcagatatactaaataatactaattgatcctaatagatcctaattatattctaacaagtattaattattattttttattttaaaatataacaaTCNNNNNNNNNNNNNNNNNNNNNNNNNtatttaaatataaaatattatatttggtatcatttttattattataagattataaaatttaaagttacTTATATAACATTTGTGTATATTTGatgtatattttaaaaatttatttttatacaaattataactatatattaaatattaaattacaagattttttttcttttttctttacttAAGCCTTATGCTTGCTTTTGtttttaatgaaaaattataGGTGTAAATAACAAATATTCTCTTGAGTTATGAGTATATATAAGTCTGAAACTTATTATTGGatcaatttattttatattaatttcctgcataattaagtaaattaatcagatacataattaaatttttagtccaataataatttttagtcatcatcaattaattttttgttaattctttaaactcaacaatttttatacaaaattataactatatattaaatatataattattttatgagataaaagtaaagaataaattCGCTAAAATATAAAAGGAGGATAAGACCAGGACAATAGAAAGGGTCacgtgatttaaaaaaaaaaaaaaaaaaagtggcggTGGCTTCTCTGGCTCGAAGTGAAGGAGTGTCGTAGGAAGGTCTAAGGTGCGGTGCTAACAACAGTTGCCCTGAGCAACAATCCGAGGTTGAGGAGGTTTCAGTTTCACTGTGAGGAGGCGCTGTTGGTTTTTTAACTTGTctctcaaaaataaaataaaaaccaacaaaataataataataataataataaagaataaaCCACCCCATTCCGAATTACTCACACAATTGGAGAAAGAGAGTGAGGAGGGGACATAACATTCATAAGCATAGCATTCCCCCATTTTTCCGAATAATCCCTAGCTTGGTATTTTACGGTACCATAAAGTCTACAATTTTGATATTCACCTCTGTCAGGTACATACTTctctatgatttttttttctttatttttttattaccgtTATCATTCCCAATTTTGAGAGCAAATCTTGATCTCCATTCAAAACCCTAGCTCAGTTCTTGAATGTCTGTTGGATCGTTTCCTTTTCTCATTCGATTGGGTACTGCTGGATTACTTGCTATCTGCAGGGGGGGATACCAGAGAAGAAGCTTCAATTGTGAAGAGATTTGATTGATTCATGGTTGGTGATTGGCTATTCACCTGAATTCGTTCAGGGAAGGAAAGAATTCCCCCTTCTATGATGCCGATTAAACCAGGTCAAGTAGAATTTTCCTTGGGAATCATTATCATCTCTTTTGGGGGTTTAAGGTCTTAGGAAGGTTTTACGTTTTCCTCATGCAAATTCTGTGGGCTGAAACAAGAATCTTGTTGAGGCTGGTCTCTGTTCTTTCTTGGTATAGTCTTTGATTTGTATCACTCATACATTTGTATCTGTAATACTGTAAAGTTTACTTCTTGATACTGGGTTTGTAAGTATTGTTGCGTTTTGTGTCTGATTTGAATTTCAATGGCTAACCCAACACAACCTAATGTTGGGTATACCACTTCAAACCCGGATAGACAGAGTCCTACCCCTGACAAGAGTCCCATACCACCCCCTCCACCTTTTGCATCACCACCTAGATTTCCTCCCCCCATATTGCAATTGCAGCAAGATCAAGCTTCTTCCCCTTCGGTTAAACCCCCAAATTCGTCGTCCCCAGCCAATGGAGTTAAATCTGGCAGCCTTGTTCCTCACATGAGCACCCCGCCGGGGCCTCCTGTTTTTACATCGCCTGTCCGGCCGGCAGCTGTTCCTTTTCGCACATCACCTGCCTCGCCTCAGCCACTTGCTTTCTCTTCAGGATCATCTTTGCCGACTTCATCGCCACCGCGATTTTCAAATGGATCGGTTGAGTTGCAACACCAAGTTTCTGATAGCATAGAGGACCATCTTCCCGCCGGGGAGTCATCCTTTGTTCTTTTCTCAGCTCATAAGGTACATTATCATTTATTTGGTTTTACAGCCTAGCCTtgcatttttaaatttaatattattatttggtAATCAGATTATGTTATAACCTCCTTTCCATTTGATAAGTAGGTATTGAAACAGAAGAAACAAGCTAATGTGCCCAGTCTGGGTTTTGGGGCATTGGTTTCTCCTGGGAGGGAGGTCTCAACGGGCCCTCAAGTTATTCAGCGTGATCCCCATCGATGTCAAAGCTGTGGAGCTTATGCAAATATATATTGCAACATATTGCTTGGATCAGGTCAGTGGCAGTGTGTTATATGTAGGAAATTGAATGGAAGTGATGGCGAGTACATTGGGCATAGTAAGGAAGATCTTCACAGATTTCCAGAACTATCTTCCCCGATGGTTGACTATGTTCAAACTGGGAACAAGGGACCTGGTTTTGTTCCAGTTTCAGATTCCAGAATGTCTGCCCCAGTTGTTCTTGTTATAGATGAATGCTTAGATGAACCCCACTTACAGCATCTACAAAGCTCCTTGCATGCTTTTGTTGATTCTCTTCCTCCAACAACAAGATTAGGAATTGTACTATATGGCCGTACTGTGTCAATATATGATTTTTCAGAAGAGTCAATTGCATCTGCTGACGTGCTTCCTGGGGACCAGTCACCAACCCAAGAATCTTTGAAAGGATTGATTTATGGTACTGGCATATACTTGTCAGCAATGCATGCCTCACTACCTGTAGCACATTCCATATTTTCATCATTGAGGCCCTACAAGTTAAACATACCAGAAGCTTCTAGAGATCGATGCCTTGGAACTGCTGTTGAGGTTGCTCTTGCTATAATTCAGGGCCCATCTGCTGATCTGTCACGAGGGGTAGTTAAAAGATCAGGGGGCAATAGTAGAATTGTTGTCTGTGCCGGTGGACCAAATACTTACGGACCTGGATCAGTTCCTCATTCTTTTAATCACCCTAATTATCCTTATATGGAAAAGACAGCAATAAAGTGGATGGAGAATCTTGGTCGAGAGGCTCATCGACACAATACTGTTATTGATATTTTATGTGCTGGAACGTGTCCCGTAAGAGTTCCCATCTTACAACCTCTTGCTAAAGCATCAGGTGGTGTTTTGGTGCTCCATGATGATTTCGGGGAAGCCTTGGGTGTTAATTTGCAAAGGGCGTCTGCCAGGTCAGCAGGTTCTCATGGTTTGTTAGAATTGCGCACATCAGATGATATTCTCATAACTCAAGTTGTTGGCCCTGGGGAAGAATCACATGTAGACACCCATGAAACCTTTAAAAATGATACAGCCATTTATATTCAGATGCTAAGTGTTGAAGAAACACAGAGCTTCTCTCTCTCAATGGAAACTAGAGGAGATATCAAAAGTGATTATGTATTTTTCCAGTTTGCTATTCAGTATTCAAATGTGTTTCAAGCTGATATATCCAGGGTTATCACTGTTAGACTGCCCACTGTAGATAGTATTTCGGGATATCTTGAGAGTGTTCAAGATGAAGTTGCTGCAGTCCTAATTGCAAAAAGAAGTTTGTTACGAGCTAAAAGCCATTCAGACGCAATTGATATGCGGGCAACAATAGATGAAAGAATCAAGGATATTGCTCTAAAGTTTGGTCCTCAAGTACCCAAATCTAAACTTCACTGCTTCCCAAAGGAGCTTTCCCTTTTACCAGAGATCCTTTTCCATCTCAGGAGAGGACCACTATTGGGAAGCATTATTGGTCATGAAGATGAAAGGTCTGTGCTGAGGAACTTGTTTCTGAATGCATCTTTTGATCTGTCACTCCGAATGGTTGCTCCTCGTTGTCTAATGCATAGGGAGGGAGGAACTTTCGAGGAGTTACCAGCTTATGATCTTGCAATGCAGTCTGATGCTGCTGTTGTACTTGACCATGGCACTGATGTCTTCATTTGGTTGGTATGTCTCTTATTATTCATTTTAGCATGGAGTTTTCTTAGTGAGAgatttgcattttttttagggCATTGTTATGGTGCTAATCCAAACCAATTATTATTACTAACGCACTGTTGTGCCAATGATCAGAAATTATGTTTTAAATTAGCCTCGTGCCATGTATATAATATGATCAGTAATACACGAAGCGGGTAATATGCGCCATAGTGGACTTGAAAGATCAGTACATTTTAGAATTTAGAAACAATATTTGTGTCTGGTcatggttgttcatgttgtttcAATAGCACCAGGGTATGTACATGTATACTTTCTTCCTTTTAACCTGTTTTCATCTTCCGTTCTTCTTTCCTATGTCCTTTTTATGAGTGGGAATGCCATCCAGCTCCTGCATTTTCTGCTGCCAGGCCACGGCTGCCATTATTAGATGCTGCTGTAGCTAGTGGCATGCTTTTCCCTGTTTTGAAAACTTTCcgttttcttgttcttttttgttctttcttgggttgtttttatttattcatttatttaatacTGATGAGTGTATTGTAGGGTGCTGAACTTGCAGCTGATGAAGGAAGAAGTGCTGCTGCTTTAGCAGCTTGCCGGACATTGGCTGAAGAGCTGACAGAATTCCGTTTCCCAGCGCCTCGTATACTTGCATTTAAGGTTAACATTCTCTGCTAATCCCGACTACAAAGTGTATTTTTCTTTGCATATCTCCATTTTCCATCTTCTGCTTAGAAGGTTAATTATAACAGAAAATTTATATCTGAAACAGGAGGGTAGCTCGCAGGCTCGATATTTCGTCTCTCGCCTCATACCAGCACACAAGGATCCTCCTTATGAGCAGGTTAGCATCACTATCACTTCTTCGTTGCAAAACTAAGGTTTTGCTTATTATTAGATTATGGTGGCATACATTGCATGTTGAATGATGCATGTTTTCGCAGGAGGCAAGATTCCCGCAACTTAAGTCATTGACATCAGAACAGCGAACGAAGCTGAAGAGCAGTTTTGTTCACTTTGATGATCCTAGTTTCTGCGAATGGATGCGAAGCTTGAAAGTTGTGCCACCTGAGCCAAGCTgatgtagggccatttttgtggTTTGATTTTGCTGCATCTTCCAATCAGCACGGTACTCGTTGCTGATTCTTTATTTAGTTGTTTGAGGCGAAGTTTGTTTAGATGATGATGTTTCTCATGTCCCAAAATCTTTCGCTTCAGTGCCATGTTCAACTTCATTTTGTTCATGTCCGAGAAACATCTATGCAATTGCAAGTTGCAATTGGAGAGAAAAATAGTGGGGCTTTTTCGTTTTGGTTGGAGAGAATGATTGTGGTGCACAGAATTTTTCACAATTTACATGAACAATAAAGGATTTCACTTAATTTATATCGATAACAATTATTGACTGCTTGTGCTATCCTTAATCTCTTGGTTTATGGTTTTTGACCACAAACTTTTTAAGCTGgattgatttaattttaaaaagaattaacaaaaagagaaacgtttgaaaaaaacaaaaggaaaaagaagaaatgtaCTAAGTATTTAACTTGACATTTTTAGATTATGGTCTGCATGTACGAAGCTACTAAAGTTTAATGGACTCTAACGGAGTTGAAAGATCATATTTTAccttttaacatttttttaatgCTTACTAACATGATTACTACATTAAAACTACACATTTTCAAAGTGAAGGAAacttaactgaagtatttaagtTTTTATACATTTTAAATcctttaaattattaaaatactttatcaaaccttcatgggTATAGATTATTTAAAACTCTTACATTTATATTCTTGAAAATATATGTTGtgataaagtgacattttttccccACACAACCCCCTCAATGGCCTCATTAACCTCATTAAGCATTGGTGGTTAGTGGTGGAAAGAGATCACTTCTATTACTACCATTTATTTATGTCTCACCAATAAAATTTAgatgtgtttatttatttattttattaatttggtaAAGATACAAAGCTCGAACAAGGGCAAGAATTTTGCGGGCCACTTCGGTTGACTTTAGGGACAAGAAGCAGCGATTACAGATCAGATCAAACGCTTCGTTGCAATAATTcaattaatgataattaattacCTTTAATTAAATTAGTACACTAGTAAATAGTAAACAAGTTGCAGGAGTAGTTGACCAGAAGCACAATACAATAATGTAGTAGTAGCCATAGAAACTGTAAACAGAATTGGGAATAACACTTcactgtaaaaaaaaaaaaagaaaataataattccTGAGAGAAAGGCGCGATTTATCTGAAAGAAGAAAACCTAGTAGCCGCTGAAAGCGAAAACCCTAAAGAGACTCACGCCACAAAATCGCTCTCGCGCGCTTTGTCCCCCTCCGGCGGCATCTCGGCAATCGGTAAGAAACACACTTATGCCGTTTCGATTCATTCCAATTCAGCTACAATCGTCATTTCGTGTTTTTTTCGTGTTACAGGTTCTCGTCGTTCAGGATGGCGGGGAGTGAAGCGAAAAACTCTGGCTCAAAGCAATCTGGTAATTGTGGCTAGAAACTGTTAAAACGCTTTGTCATTTCTCATTTTTTTCGGATTTTAGCTTCCATTCTTATGGCCAAATCCTCGCAGGTGCGAAGAAGAAGGAGGTGAAGAAAGAGACTGGATTAGGACTCACGAATCGCAAGGCTGATAACTTCGGAGAGTGGTATTCCGAGGTATTTTATCCCTCATCTTGTAACTTAGTTTCACGTGTTCTATTGCGTTGGACTTTGAGTTCGGTGGAATTTGCTGTGCCAGATCTGTTCTTATTGCACTGTGTTCTCGTCTCAGTTGTTTGAATTAATTTGCACAGGTGGTTGTTAATTCCGAAATGATTGAGTACTATGACATTTCTGGCTGCTACATTCTGAGGCCTTGGGCAATGGCAATATGGGAGATCATGCAAGTGAGTTTCTTAATTTGTCAGTGTTGTTGGATGGCAGTAGTGGTGTTTTTCAAACAACTGGTGTTAGTCTAACATAGATCATGTTTATTTGTGTATGATTTGCACAACTAGCTGTATTAAGGTTCTTTTTTATTTCATCAACTATATCAGGGATTCTTCGATCCTGAAATAAAGAAGATGAAAATCAAGAATTGCTACTTCCCTTTGTTTGTGTCTCCCGGAGTTTTGGAAAAGGAGAAGGAGCACGTTGAGGGATTTGCACCAGAGGTGAGAATTTTCTAATTTGTTGGTTAGGCTGTTTAATGTATACTCTTAAGATTTGTTTGAATTATTTGTTTTTCCCCCCTCTGAAATGGGGACATTATAGAAGATTATTGCAAGCTGAAATCCATTGTTAGATGGCTAGATGATCTGATTTACTGGCACAATATTAAGTAGCAACCTCCGTGTATTGTATAGCTGATGAGATTTTGATGTGTTGAAATGAGGAATTATTTATGACTTGCGGCAGAAGGAACTACAAACCTTCTCTGCCTTCTGGAATGACTTTCTCTAATGTGCTACTCTTTGACAGGTTGCTTGGGTGACAAAGTCTGGAAAAACCGACTTAGAAATTCCCATTGCCATTCGTCCAACTAGTGAAACTGTCATGTATCCATACTACTCCAAGTGGATTAGGGGACACCGTGACTTGCCTCTGAAACTTAATCAGTGGTGTAATGTTGTTAGATGGGAGTTCAGCAACCCCACACCATTCATCAGGTAGCAAGAAGCTTTATATTTTAGCTTGTACTCCTTTCTCCATATTATAATATGATGTTCAAAGTATGATACTAGCCAACCAAGCTAGGCCTCAAATTTTCAAATATCCAGCCTTCCAATGTTGTTGTACTGTAAAATTTTGTATGGTTTTTTAATGAATCGAAGTTCCTCTAATGATGACTCGCTAATTCTGGTGAATTGGTTGTTAATACAAGCAATAGTGATTGATTTAAATGAACTTATTTTTCAGTAATTTAGCTTGGGCCCTTGTTGCTATCacattcaaaactccattttattGTTGTTTTACATAAATGCATATTTTGATTGCAGGAGTCGAGAGTTCCTTTGGCAGGAAGGACATACTGCTTTTGCAACTAAGGAAGAGGCAGATGCTGAGGTAATTCTTCAAATAACAAAAGAACATACATTGGCTATGTAGTACCATTCCACATCTGGTGCAATATCATATGCTGATATTGATAAGTCCCTACTTTTTGACTTCAGCACATGCGATTCCAGTTTCAGTAGCATCTTTTGAAAACTACTTCCAAAGTTCTCTAAAGTATTACTATTTCAGGTTCTTGAGATATTGGAATTATATAGGCGCATATATGAAGAGTTTTTAGCCATTCCTGTCATTAAGGGTAAGAAAAGTGAGATGGAGAAGTTTGCTGGTGGACTTTACACTACCAGTGTTGAGGTATATGTCTGAGACACATGCACGTATGCTGCTATTTTTCTGAATGGAAAAAGTTTGTATATAAATTGTAATGCTCCCTTTGATAGGCATTTATTCCAAACACTGGACGTGGAGTACAAGGTGCTACTTCTCATTGTCTTGGCCAAAATTTTGCTAAGATGTTCGAGATAAACTTTGAAAATGAAAAGGGAGAAAAAGCAATGGTCTGGCAAAACTCATGGGCCTATAGTACTCGAACTGTAAGCTTTGATATCTTGAATGTACTGTCATCTGAGGGTTCCTTCACATCAAATTGCATCTAAGATTTTGACTGTTTTGAACAGATTGGGGTGATGGTGATGGTTCACGGTGATGACAAGGGACTAGTGCTGCCTCCTAAAGTGGCCTCAGTCCAAGTTATTGTGATTCCGGTGCCTTACAAAGATGCTAATACTCAAGGAATCTTTGATGCCTGTACTGCAACTGTAAATACATTGTGTGAAGCAGGTATTCGTGCTGAGTCAGATTTTAGAGACAACTATTCTCCTGGATGGAAGTATTCACACTGGGAAATGAAAGGTGTTCCTCTTAGAATTGAAATTGGGCCAAAGGATTTAGCAAATAAGCAGGTTTTCAATTCTTTAGTACTTCTGCACCAATTCTCGTGTTATGTTGCTTCATCAATCTCAGTTTTGAGCTGAAAACCAAATAAATCTATTCCAATTTCACACAGGCTAGAGCTGTTCGACGTGATAATGGAGCAAAAATAGACATTGCAAATGACAATTTGGTTGATGAAGTTAAGAAGTTACTTGACACTGTTCAACAGAACCTTTTTGATGTTGCAAAACAAAAACGAGATGAATGCATTGAGGTTGTACATACTTGGGATGAATTTGTACAAGCTTTGAACCAAAGAAAAATGATATTAGCTCCTTGGTGTGACGAGGAGGTATGaagttctttttgtttttgtccaAATTTTATGTTCTAAATTATGTCTTGATGATCACCTTTCCAGCTTTAGATTTTTGAGGCATTTCTTTTTTTATCTGTCTATACTATCTGTGCCATGTACTTATTCAGGTGTATCATGATTAACTAAGATGCATATTGTCACAAAAAGGGTTGAATGAAAAAATATATCAAAACTGCCCCTACAGGATGGTAACgatatatttttctatttcaaaACTTCCAATCTGTTGGTACTTGTAGGTTTTCTTCGTTGTCAGATTTACAAATATTAAAGCATTTAATCGTTCCAATTCTAGATCACTTCCATTACATAATTGTCTTACAATGCACTTGATTAGCTATTAATAATGAACATACTATAGTACTTGCTTCTCTCTAATCTCTTGATGATACTGTTGAGTGTTGACACCCTATTTTGCAATACATATTTTTTCTCTCAAGGGACATCATTTAGCTATCTTATGTTCAATATTCAAAATGTCTGACACTATTCATGCTGGATGGTTTGGTGTTTTTCTGGTATCAATTATCAATTTATATTACTTCAGGCGGTGGAAGCTGATGTTAAAGCAAGGACAAAGGGTGAGATGGGAGCAGCTAAGACACTTTGTAGTCCCTTTGATCAGCCAGAACTCCCAGAAGGTATAAGCCTTGTCGTTCAAATCTGTGTTAGAAATAATCTTAAAATTGTTTTCTGCAACTGCCCTCTAAAATCTATCTTAAGCTTTTAGCCAATTCGTATTGATATTTTTTcacgattttttttattttgaatagtaACACCTTATGTTGCCTTTAATAGGTACCAAGTGCTTTGCGTCAGAAAAACCTGCGAAGAAATGGTCATATTGGGGCAGAAGTTACTAGATTACTAGTTTGtggtactttttttttatatggggGGTGCCCTGTCTGGATTTGTTGAGCACACACCAGTTTTAGTTTTTTCAATTGGTTATTTTCTTTTTCAGCTGTTGGTTGTTCGATGATTTTGTACTACATATTACTTAAAAAACTGCAGTTAATTGAACATGACATCATTTACTTGACTCACTGATGATATACAGCATCTATTAATTGTTAATAACTAGCCTAACACAAATTGATGAACTCCACGTTCTCGAGTTTGACCCTTTTTTACTAGCCACAAACATGTTTAGCAGTTGTTCTTCGTGGATTTTGTTCGATTTGtttaacttttattttctttccttttctctctccTTATCTTCACGAATGTAATCTTTTTTTCTTTGTGGACATGACGAATGTAATGTTTGATCAGCGAAAATCAGATTGGGGAGCTCTCCTCAAAATGACACCTTATGGATTGAACTTTCACGTTAGTCAAGTTCATTAATATTGTATTCGACTTCACAGCAATTAGTTACTCCAACATCAACGACAATCGTAAGCATGAAGGAtaatttcttttttcctttttggataatttcaatttttaaagaaGGTAAGTAATTCAAACTATCAAAATAGCACTTTACTTTACCCTATTATTAAGTTaaaattgcttttttttttaaataaattaatttaagtttATACTGCTTTATGCTTTANNNNNNNNNNNNNNNNNNNNNNNNNNNNNNNNNNNNNNNNNNNNNNNNNNNNNNNNNNNNNNNNNNNNNNNNNNNNNNNNNNNNNNNNNNNTTATACTGCTttacaaataaaattttaaaaataacttaATATAACTGCTTgcataatttttttctaaaatgttAAATTATATATTTCTTAATGTGCCTTTTAGAAAAGCATAAACAAAACCCAAATGAAGACAGGAGGAGAAAGCAAGTATTAAAAATCCCCTTGTCAAAATTGAATGCGTTACGAAGTGCACTATACATGCCAACAAAAGAAGAAGCAACCCCTCGTAAACCAATCAAATTGAGATGCATATTGATAGCACTTAGCGGtggcttctttttctttttgttctctAGGTGGGCAATGGCTtccatatattattatataagaCCATAACGTTAACACCTGCACAACAATTCAATATGTCAAATATTTTATGGAAAAAGTTGATAGGTCTCTATATGTCTGTACTCGACATGCTGATATTTCCTCAATATTTATGTCAATTATCAGTGTACCTAATTAAATTacgatatttttttttcttttcctttgtccGATCATTGCGATATGGTCCTTCAAAACTAGCTCTTACCTCTTGTGCCATGTGACATCTTGAACAGAGGAACACAAATAATATGACTATATAAAGTGAAAAGGACAAATGTATCTTAATCTAATCACTCTCGCGTTGTTGTCTTTTCCCTTGTTGGTAATTGTTTGGAAACCTAATTCATTCTTCTCCTTCgatttaacaataataataagatTTATAGAAGTTCTAATTATATTGAACCTTGTCTATCCAGTTGTGTCAATTTTTTGTGTGCAACTCCAATAATATGTTGGTCAATTGAGGATGACACAGCAACAACTCTTTTTGGTTAACATGTAAGCATCTTAATTGATGTAAAGTTGAGGAAATAGGGCTTAATAGAATTATAATACTTAACAATTTTGTCATTAGATAGAGGGCCTAGAAAGAGAATTAAGAAAGACAAAAAGATGGTAA is a genomic window of Arachis ipaensis cultivar K30076 chromosome B06, Araip1.1, whole genome shotgun sequence containing:
- the LOC107646018 gene encoding proline--tRNA ligase, cytoplasmic, whose product is MAGSEAKNSGSKQSGAKKKEVKKETGLGLTNRKADNFGEWYSEVVVNSEMIEYYDISGCYILRPWAMAIWEIMQGFFDPEIKKMKIKNCYFPLFVSPGVLEKEKEHVEGFAPEVAWVTKSGKTDLEIPIAIRPTSETVMYPYYSKWIRGHRDLPLKLNQWCNVVRWEFSNPTPFIRSREFLWQEGHTAFATKEEADAEVLEILELYRRIYEEFLAIPVIKGKKSEMEKFAGGLYTTSVEAFIPNTGRGVQGATSHCLGQNFAKMFEINFENEKGEKAMVWQNSWAYSTRTIGVMVMVHGDDKGLVLPPKVASVQVIVIPVPYKDANTQGIFDACTATVNTLCEAGIRAESDFRDNYSPGWKYSHWEMKGVPLRIEIGPKDLANKQARAVRRDNGAKIDIANDNLVDEVKKLLDTVQQNLFDVAKQKRDECIEVVHTWDEFVQALNQRKMILAPWCDEEAVEADVKARTKGEMGAAKTLCSPFDQPELPEGTKCFASEKPAKKWSYWGRSY
- the LOC107646019 gene encoding protein transport protein SEC23, whose protein sequence is MANPTQPNVGYTTSNPDRQSPTPDKSPIPPPPPFASPPRFPPPILQLQQDQASSPSVKPPNSSSPANGVKSGSLVPHMSTPPGPPVFTSPVRPAAVPFRTSPASPQPLAFSSGSSLPTSSPPRFSNGSVELQHQVSDSIEDHLPAGESSFVLFSAHKVLKQKKQANVPSLGFGALVSPGREVSTGPQVIQRDPHRCQSCGAYANIYCNILLGSGQWQCVICRKLNGSDGEYIGHSKEDLHRFPELSSPMVDYVQTGNKGPGFVPVSDSRMSAPVVLVIDECLDEPHLQHLQSSLHAFVDSLPPTTRLGIVLYGRTVSIYDFSEESIASADVLPGDQSPTQESLKGLIYGTGIYLSAMHASLPVAHSIFSSLRPYKLNIPEASRDRCLGTAVEVALAIIQGPSADLSRGVVKRSGGNSRIVVCAGGPNTYGPGSVPHSFNHPNYPYMEKTAIKWMENLGREAHRHNTVIDILCAGTCPVRVPILQPLAKASGGVLVLHDDFGEALGVNLQRASARSAGSHGLLELRTSDDILITQVVGPGEESHVDTHETFKNDTAIYIQMLSVEETQSFSLSMETRGDIKSDYVFFQFAIQYSNVFQADISRVITVRLPTVDSISGYLESVQDEVAAVLIAKRSLLRAKSHSDAIDMRATIDERIKDIALKFGPQVPKSKLHCFPKELSLLPEILFHLRRGPLLGSIIGHEDERSVLRNLFLNASFDLSLRMVAPRCLMHREGGTFEELPAYDLAMQSDAAVVLDHGTDVFIWLGAELAADEGRSAAALAACRTLAEELTEFRFPAPRILAFKEGSSQARYFVSRLIPAHKDPPYEQEARFPQLKSLTSEQRTKLKSSFVHFDDPSFCEWMRSLKVVPPEPS